A region of Nocardioides alkalitolerans DNA encodes the following proteins:
- a CDS encoding MarR family transcriptional regulator produces the protein MRDEVDDLVEAWARERPDLDLGPVEVFSRISRLSKHLDLARRRAFAEHGIETWEFDVLAALRRAGEPYELSPGRLLRETLVTSGTMTNRVDRLVSRGLVERLPDPHDRRGVLVRLAAEGKAAVDNAFAALVAAEAALLAELPADERDALAGLLRELMRPFR, from the coding sequence ATGCGGGACGAGGTGGACGACCTGGTGGAGGCGTGGGCGCGCGAGCGGCCCGACCTCGACCTCGGCCCCGTCGAGGTCTTCAGCCGGATCAGCCGGCTCTCCAAGCACCTCGACCTCGCCCGGCGCCGAGCGTTCGCGGAGCACGGCATCGAGACGTGGGAGTTCGACGTGCTCGCCGCCCTCCGCCGTGCGGGTGAGCCCTACGAGCTCTCCCCCGGCCGCCTCCTGCGCGAGACGCTGGTGACGAGCGGGACGATGACCAACCGCGTCGACCGCCTCGTGTCCCGCGGCCTCGTCGAGCGCCTCCCCGACCCCCACGACCGCCGCGGCGTGCTCGTGCGGCTCGCGGCGGAGGGCAAGGCGGCCGTCGACAACGCGTTCGCCGCGCTCGTCGCCGCCGAGGCCGCCCTGCTCGCCGAGCTCCCCGCCGACGAGCGCGACGCGCTCGCCGGGTTGCTGCGGGAGCTCATGCGGCCGTTCCGCTGA
- a CDS encoding methyltransferase domain-containing protein gives MAWDPSDYLTYADERGRPYGELLARVAVEPDRVRRVVDLGCGPGNLTALLGRRWPDAAVVGVDSSPEMLERARRDHADVPGLSFALGDVRTWTATAPVDVVVSNATYQWVPGHLDLLPGLLAQVAPGGTLAFSVPGNFDEPSHVLRRELAATAPYAMFTAGVADPAAHDAATYLGVLAAAGAEVDAWETTYLHVLRGDDPVLTWIASTGARPTLEALPADLRARFRAELGELLRAAYPTTEVGGEPAVVLPFRRVFVVARRVDGVVTEQ, from the coding sequence ATGGCCTGGGACCCGAGCGACTACCTGACCTACGCCGACGAGCGCGGCCGTCCGTACGGCGAGCTCCTCGCCCGCGTCGCCGTGGAGCCCGACCGGGTCCGGCGCGTCGTCGACCTCGGGTGCGGCCCCGGCAACCTCACGGCGCTGCTCGGCCGCCGCTGGCCCGACGCCGCCGTCGTCGGTGTCGACTCCTCGCCCGAGATGCTCGAGCGCGCCCGTCGCGACCACGCCGACGTGCCCGGGCTCTCCTTCGCACTCGGTGACGTCCGCACGTGGACCGCGACGGCCCCCGTCGACGTGGTGGTCTCCAACGCGACGTACCAGTGGGTGCCGGGGCACCTCGACCTGCTGCCGGGCCTGCTCGCGCAGGTCGCGCCCGGGGGCACGCTGGCGTTCTCGGTGCCGGGCAACTTCGACGAGCCGAGCCACGTGCTGCGCCGCGAGCTGGCGGCGACCGCGCCGTACGCCATGTTCACCGCCGGCGTCGCCGACCCCGCGGCGCACGACGCGGCGACGTACCTCGGCGTGCTCGCCGCCGCGGGCGCCGAGGTCGACGCGTGGGAGACCACCTACCTGCACGTGCTCCGCGGCGATGACCCTGTGTTGACGTGGATCGCCTCGACCGGCGCCCGACCGACGCTCGAGGCGCTGCCCGCGGACCTGCGGGCACGGTTCCGGGCGGAGCTGGGGGAGCTGCTGCGGGCGGCGTACCCCACCACGGAGGTCGGCGGCGAGCCCGCCGTCGTGCTGCCCTTCCGGCGGGTGTTCGTGGTCGCGAGGCGTGTGGACGGCGTGGTTACCGAGCAGTAA
- a CDS encoding hotdog fold domain-containing protein, whose product MSAVLNLWKQTTQLPVVGSLVGKRVFSLAFAQKAPYFATIRPRFTELRPNYAELLIPKRRGVHNHIGTVHAIALCNGLEAAMGALAEATIPADKRWIPKGMDVAYTAKADSDIRCIAETDPEQWTGDDPDLPVRVRGVRADGEVVIEGVIRLWVTPKKR is encoded by the coding sequence ATGTCCGCCGTGCTGAACCTCTGGAAGCAGACCACGCAGCTGCCCGTCGTCGGGTCCCTCGTGGGGAAGCGAGTGTTCTCGCTGGCGTTCGCGCAGAAGGCGCCCTACTTCGCGACGATCCGGCCGCGCTTCACCGAGCTGCGGCCCAACTACGCCGAGCTGCTCATCCCGAAGCGCCGCGGCGTGCACAACCACATCGGCACGGTGCACGCGATCGCGCTGTGCAACGGGCTCGAGGCCGCGATGGGCGCGCTCGCGGAGGCCACCATCCCTGCGGACAAGCGCTGGATCCCCAAGGGCATGGACGTGGCCTACACGGCCAAGGCCGACAGCGACATCCGGTGCATCGCCGAGACCGACCCGGAGCAGTGGACGGGCGACGACCCCGACCTGCCGGTGCGCGTGCGCGGCGTGCGGGCCGACGGCGAGGTCGTCATCGAGGGCGTCATCCGCCTCTGGGTGACGCCGAAGAAGCGCTGA
- a CDS encoding amino acid ABC transporter permease: MSTSVLFDAPGPKTVRRHRLYTVLTIVGLVAVLAVVAWRLASSGQLEGDKWEVFVTPAYLERILVDGVLETLKMAAGGIVGAVVLGLVLGIGKLSDHAVVRVPSWALVEFFRAVPVLMLMIFFFSVYGIYNGDSGPFWCVVWALSLYNGAVLAEVFRAGILAVPSGQAEAAYAIGMRKTQVVWIILLPQAVKIMIPAIISQCVVTLKDTSLGYAIAAPGLTALARPLYLEFQNHVPVFIVIAAIYLVLNLLLTALANVVQRRFVGEKKQLEVSAVGTADQRTV, from the coding sequence ATGAGCACGAGTGTCCTGTTCGACGCCCCCGGCCCGAAGACCGTCCGGCGGCACCGTCTCTACACGGTCCTGACGATCGTCGGACTCGTCGCCGTCCTCGCGGTGGTGGCCTGGCGCCTCGCCTCGAGCGGGCAGCTCGAGGGCGACAAGTGGGAGGTCTTCGTGACCCCCGCCTACCTGGAGCGCATCCTCGTCGACGGTGTGCTCGAGACCCTGAAGATGGCGGCCGGCGGCATCGTCGGCGCCGTCGTCCTCGGTCTCGTGCTCGGCATCGGCAAGCTGTCGGACCACGCCGTCGTGCGGGTCCCGTCGTGGGCTCTCGTCGAGTTCTTCCGCGCGGTGCCCGTGCTGATGCTGATGATCTTCTTCTTCTCGGTCTACGGCATCTACAACGGGGACTCCGGCCCGTTCTGGTGCGTCGTGTGGGCGCTGTCGCTCTACAACGGCGCCGTGCTCGCCGAGGTGTTCCGCGCGGGCATCCTGGCGGTGCCGTCGGGGCAGGCGGAAGCGGCGTACGCCATCGGCATGCGCAAGACGCAGGTCGTCTGGATCATCCTGCTGCCGCAGGCCGTCAAGATCATGATCCCGGCGATCATCAGCCAGTGCGTGGTGACGCTGAAGGACACGAGCCTGGGCTACGCGATCGCCGCACCCGGCCTGACCGCGCTCGCGCGGCCGCTCTACCTGGAGTTCCAGAACCACGTGCCCGTGTTCATCGTCATCGCGGCCATCTACCTCGTGCTCAACCTGCTGCTCACCGCGCTCGCCAACGTCGTGCAGCGACGCTTCGTCGGCGAGAAGAAGCAGCTGGAGGTGTCGGCCGTGGGCACGGCCGACCAGCGCACGGTCTGA
- a CDS encoding ABC transporter permease subunit (The N-terminal region of this protein, as described by TIGR01726, is a three transmembrane segment that identifies a subfamily of ABC transporter permease subunits, which specificities that include histidine, arginine, glutamine, glutamate, L-cystine (sic), the opines (in Agrobacterium) octopine and nopaline, etc.) — protein sequence MTAITENYQAIVISFVTAILLFVVSGIGSLLLGTFLAALRVGPVAIMRRAAGVYVTSVRNIPLLVVLLFLYYAGPKIGVTFRFVDIVIPTGWGDIRMTNAFATAVVGLTLYTSCFVCEAIRSGINAVPVGQAEAARAIGLPFSGVMRQVVLPQAFRAALPPLASTQIALLKNTTVAIAITVLETAYQLKQLTDANPGDRWWLLAVFAGGFVLLVEIVSFASNRMERRWRVAR from the coding sequence ATGACCGCGATCACCGAGAACTACCAGGCGATCGTCATCAGCTTCGTCACCGCGATCCTGCTGTTCGTCGTCTCCGGCATCGGCTCGCTCCTGCTCGGCACGTTCCTGGCGGCCCTGCGCGTCGGACCGGTGGCGATCATGCGCCGCGCCGCAGGCGTCTACGTCACGTCGGTGCGGAACATCCCGCTCCTGGTCGTGCTGCTGTTCCTGTACTACGCGGGACCGAAGATCGGCGTGACCTTCCGGTTCGTCGACATCGTCATCCCCACCGGGTGGGGCGACATCCGCATGACCAACGCGTTCGCCACGGCGGTCGTCGGCCTGACGCTCTACACGTCCTGCTTCGTCTGCGAGGCCATCCGCTCCGGCATCAACGCCGTGCCGGTGGGCCAGGCCGAGGCGGCCCGGGCGATCGGCCTGCCGTTCTCCGGCGTCATGCGCCAGGTGGTGCTGCCCCAGGCCTTCCGCGCCGCGCTGCCGCCGCTGGCGAGCACCCAGATCGCGCTGCTGAAGAACACGACGGTGGCGATCGCCATCACGGTGCTCGAGACGGCCTACCAGCTCAAGCAGCTCACCGACGCCAACCCCGGCGACCGGTGGTGGCTGCTCGCGGTGTTCGCCGGCGGCTTCGTGCTGCTCGTCGAGATCGTGTCCTTCGCCAGCAACCGCATGGAACGACGTTGGAGGGTCGCGCGATGA
- a CDS encoding glutamate ABC transporter substrate-binding protein produces the protein MRLKRMMAAASGVVLAASLAACGDAGSDDDAVGGADTTVEADDDCDGKFEEGSRMAELADAGEINVGVRFDQPGLGFKGTNDDLPRGFDVAIAKLLIADLCIDPDDTSKVTYEETISDNREPYLQSGRVDLVAASYSITDARRELVGQAGPYFLTGQQVLVPEDSDVESIEDLQGQEVCSASGSTSLENVTEAGAVGVPADTYSLCAEQVADGTVPAMSTDGSILLGLAAQYDGALKVVGDEFSEERIGIGYSLERPEMCEWINGVLEESFEDGSWADAFEETLGASGAETPEPPTLDSCS, from the coding sequence ATGCGACTCAAGAGGATGATGGCCGCGGCTTCGGGCGTGGTGCTCGCCGCGTCCCTGGCGGCCTGCGGCGACGCCGGCAGCGACGACGACGCCGTGGGCGGTGCCGACACCACCGTCGAGGCCGACGACGACTGCGACGGCAAGTTCGAGGAGGGCTCGCGCATGGCCGAGCTCGCCGACGCGGGCGAGATCAACGTGGGCGTGCGCTTCGACCAGCCGGGCCTCGGCTTCAAGGGCACCAACGACGACCTGCCGCGCGGCTTCGACGTCGCGATCGCGAAGCTGCTCATCGCCGACCTGTGCATCGACCCGGACGACACCAGCAAGGTGACCTACGAGGAGACCATCTCCGACAACCGCGAGCCCTACCTGCAGTCGGGCCGCGTCGACCTGGTCGCCGCGTCGTACTCGATCACCGACGCGCGCCGTGAGCTCGTCGGCCAGGCGGGTCCCTACTTCCTCACCGGCCAGCAGGTGCTCGTGCCCGAGGACAGCGACGTCGAGTCGATCGAGGACCTCCAGGGCCAGGAGGTCTGCTCGGCCTCCGGCTCGACCTCGCTCGAGAACGTCACCGAGGCCGGCGCGGTCGGCGTCCCCGCCGACACCTACAGCCTCTGCGCCGAGCAGGTCGCGGACGGCACCGTGCCCGCCATGTCGACCGACGGCTCGATCCTGCTGGGCCTCGCGGCGCAGTACGACGGCGCGCTCAAGGTCGTCGGCGACGAGTTCTCCGAGGAGCGCATCGGCATCGGCTACAGCCTCGAGCGCCCCGAGATGTGCGAGTGGATCAACGGTGTGCTCGAGGAGTCGTTCGAGGACGGCTCGTGGGCGGACGCCTTCGAGGAGACCCTGGGCGCCTCCGGTGCCGAGACCCCCGAGCCCCCGACGCTCGACTCCTGCTCCTGA
- a CDS encoding amino acid ABC transporter ATP-binding protein, giving the protein MVVLTGVQKWFGQLHVLQDIELTVHRGEVVVVIGPSGSGKSTLCRTINRLETVGEGTITLDGQPLPQEGKALANLRAEVGMVFQSFNLFAHKTILENVTLGPIKVRGQSKADAERKARELLDRVGVGHQADKYPAQLSGGQQQRVAIARALAMEPKVMLFDEPTSALDPEMIKEVLDVMVSLAQGGMTMIVVTHEMGFARTAADRVVFMADGQIVEENTPEEFFTDPQSERARDFLGKILKH; this is encoded by the coding sequence CTGGTCGTGCTGACGGGCGTGCAGAAGTGGTTCGGCCAGCTCCACGTGCTCCAGGACATCGAGCTGACGGTCCACCGCGGCGAGGTCGTGGTGGTCATCGGCCCGTCGGGCTCGGGCAAGTCGACGCTGTGCCGCACCATCAACCGCCTCGAGACCGTCGGCGAGGGCACCATCACGCTCGACGGCCAGCCGCTCCCCCAGGAGGGCAAGGCGCTGGCGAACCTGCGCGCCGAGGTCGGCATGGTGTTCCAGAGCTTCAACCTCTTCGCCCACAAGACGATCCTCGAGAACGTGACGCTGGGCCCGATCAAGGTGCGCGGCCAGTCGAAGGCCGACGCCGAGCGCAAGGCCCGCGAGCTCCTCGACCGGGTGGGCGTCGGCCACCAGGCGGACAAGTACCCGGCCCAGCTCTCCGGCGGCCAGCAGCAGCGCGTGGCCATCGCCCGCGCGCTGGCGATGGAGCCCAAGGTCATGCTCTTCGACGAGCCCACCTCGGCGCTCGACCCGGAGATGATCAAGGAGGTCCTCGACGTCATGGTCAGCCTCGCGCAGGGCGGCATGACGATGATCGTCGTGACCCACGAGATGGGCTTCGCCCGCACGGCCGCCGACCGCGTCGTGTTCATGGCCGACGGTCAGATCGTCGAGGAGAACACCCCCGAGGAGTTCTTCACCGACCCGCAGAGCGAGCGGGCCCGGGACTTCCTCGGGAAGATCCTCAAGCACTGA
- the miaB gene encoding tRNA (N6-isopentenyl adenosine(37)-C2)-methylthiotransferase MiaB, with amino-acid sequence MPETATPAPRTYDVRTFGCQMNVHDSERLTGLLEDAGMVKAPAGEDADVVVLNTCAVRENADNKLYGNLGHLAPVKARRPGMQIAVGGCLAQKDRGEITRKAPWVDVVFGTHNIGSLPVLLERARVAEEAQVEILESLDVFPSTLPTKRESAYAAWVSISVGCNNTCTFCIVPSLRGKEKDRRPGDVLAEIEALVAEGVTEVTLLGQNVNAYGVEFGDRQAFSKLLRACGEIEGLERVRFTSPHPAEFTDDVIEAMAETPNVMPSLHMPLQSGSDTVLKAMRRSYRQKKFLGIIERVRAAIPDAAITTDIIVGFPGETEADFEDTLHVVRQSRFSGAFTFQYSTRPGTPAATMEDQIPKAVVQERYERLVALVNEIAWEENRRLEGRRLQLMVAEGEGRKDAATSRLSGRAPDNRLVHFAADFSLVEGQVPRPGDMVEVEVTYGAPHHLVADGPVLAVRRTRAGDAWERRTAEPAAPAGVSLGMPTIGQPAPLPVVESACAR; translated from the coding sequence ATGCCTGAGACCGCCACGCCCGCCCCGCGCACCTACGACGTCCGCACGTTCGGCTGCCAGATGAACGTGCACGACTCCGAGCGCCTGACCGGCCTGCTCGAGGACGCCGGGATGGTCAAGGCCCCGGCCGGCGAGGACGCCGACGTCGTCGTGCTCAACACCTGCGCGGTGCGGGAGAACGCGGACAACAAGCTCTACGGCAACCTCGGCCACCTCGCGCCGGTGAAGGCGCGCCGGCCCGGGATGCAGATCGCCGTCGGCGGCTGCCTCGCGCAGAAGGACCGCGGCGAGATCACGCGCAAGGCCCCCTGGGTCGATGTCGTCTTCGGCACCCACAACATCGGGTCGCTCCCGGTGCTGCTGGAGCGCGCGCGGGTGGCGGAGGAGGCGCAGGTCGAGATCCTCGAGAGCCTCGACGTCTTCCCCTCGACGCTGCCGACGAAGCGGGAGTCGGCCTACGCCGCGTGGGTGTCCATCTCGGTCGGGTGCAACAACACGTGCACCTTCTGCATCGTCCCCAGCCTCCGCGGCAAGGAGAAGGACCGCCGCCCGGGCGATGTGCTCGCCGAGATCGAGGCGCTCGTCGCCGAGGGCGTCACCGAGGTGACGCTGCTGGGGCAGAACGTCAACGCCTACGGCGTCGAGTTCGGCGACCGCCAGGCGTTCTCCAAGCTGCTGCGCGCCTGCGGGGAGATCGAGGGCCTCGAGCGCGTGCGGTTCACCTCGCCGCACCCGGCCGAGTTCACCGACGACGTCATCGAGGCGATGGCGGAGACGCCCAACGTCATGCCGTCGCTCCACATGCCGCTGCAGTCGGGCTCCGACACGGTGCTCAAGGCGATGCGTCGGTCCTACCGGCAGAAGAAGTTCCTCGGCATCATCGAGCGGGTCCGCGCCGCGATCCCCGACGCCGCGATCACCACCGACATCATCGTGGGCTTCCCCGGCGAGACCGAGGCGGACTTCGAGGACACGCTCCACGTGGTCCGACAGTCGCGCTTCTCGGGCGCGTTCACGTTCCAGTACTCCACCCGCCCCGGCACCCCCGCCGCCACCATGGAGGACCAGATCCCCAAGGCGGTCGTGCAGGAGCGCTACGAGCGCCTCGTCGCGCTCGTCAACGAGATCGCGTGGGAGGAGAACCGGCGCCTCGAGGGCCGTCGCCTCCAGCTCATGGTCGCCGAGGGCGAGGGCCGCAAGGACGCCGCGACCTCGCGCCTGTCCGGCCGCGCCCCCGACAACCGGCTCGTGCACTTCGCCGCCGACTTCTCGCTCGTCGAGGGCCAGGTGCCGCGGCCCGGTGACATGGTCGAGGTCGAGGTCACGTACGGCGCGCCCCACCACCTCGTCGCCGACGGGCCCGTGCTGGCGGTGCGCCGCACGCGGGCCGGCGACGCGTGGGAGCGCCGCACGGCGGAGCCCGCCGCGCCTGCCGGCGTCTCGCTGGGCATGCCGACCATCGGTCAGCCGGCACCGCTGCCGGTCGTCGAGAGCGCCTGCGCGCGCTGA
- a CDS encoding NUDIX domain-containing protein: MTTSAPDTVRGRFAVVPAAYVVCVRPGAAGGSGAVEVLLQLRSGTGFMDGHWAAGAAGHVEKGETAPDAARREAAEELGIEPELTFLTTMQRRAPGPDVSPAIDERVDFFFAATAWTGEPRVMEGAKCADLRWFPLDALPDPVVPHELTVLQALAASPAGTDVERLATVGAGLAPYTTFGFGS, encoded by the coding sequence GTGACGACCAGCGCCCCGGACACGGTCCGGGGCCGCTTCGCGGTGGTCCCCGCGGCGTACGTCGTGTGCGTGCGCCCGGGGGCTGCCGGCGGCTCCGGTGCGGTCGAGGTGCTGCTGCAGCTGCGCAGCGGCACCGGGTTCATGGACGGCCACTGGGCCGCCGGGGCGGCCGGACACGTCGAAAAGGGCGAGACCGCGCCCGACGCGGCGCGGCGCGAGGCAGCCGAGGAGCTCGGCATCGAGCCGGAGCTGACCTTCCTCACCACGATGCAGCGGCGCGCCCCCGGGCCGGACGTCTCGCCCGCCATCGACGAGCGCGTCGACTTCTTCTTCGCGGCGACCGCGTGGACCGGCGAGCCCCGGGTCATGGAGGGCGCGAAGTGCGCCGACCTGCGGTGGTTCCCCCTCGACGCGCTGCCCGACCCGGTCGTGCCCCACGAGCTGACGGTGCTGCAGGCGCTGGCGGCCTCGCCCGCGGGCACGGACGTGGAGCGGCTGGCTACGGTGGGGGCCGGACTCGCGCCGTACACCACCTTCGGCTTCGGGTCCTGA
- a CDS encoding antitoxin, whose protein sequence is MGFSDKLKSVLGQARTQASSAVDKHGDKITGGIDKAAKFADEKTKGKYSDKIAKGTVKAKEGLEKLDGKNDGDTGPTGPTGSGPRTPR, encoded by the coding sequence ATGGGATTCAGCGACAAGCTCAAGAGCGTCCTGGGCCAGGCCCGGACGCAGGCGTCGAGCGCCGTCGACAAGCACGGCGACAAGATCACCGGCGGCATCGACAAGGCCGCGAAGTTCGCGGACGAGAAGACCAAGGGCAAGTACTCGGACAAGATCGCCAAGGGCACCGTCAAGGCCAAGGAGGGCCTCGAGAAGCTCGACGGCAAGAACGACGGCGACACCGGCCCCACCGGCCCCACGGGCTCCGGCCCCCGCACCCCCCGGTGA
- the miaA gene encoding tRNA (adenosine(37)-N6)-dimethylallyltransferase MiaA → MSERPPIVAVVGPTAAGKTDLSLALAERLGGEVVNTDAMQLYRGMDVGTAKLPEGERRGIPHHLLDLLDVTEPASVATFQGQARAVIAEIRSRGRVPVLVGGSALYTRAVLDRFEFPGTDPALRAAYDAELARVGSAALHARLAEVDPEAAAGILPENGRRIVRALEVVELTGRSFSASLPVLEYVDERSVQVGVRIDRPTLDARIAQRVDLMFAAGFVAEVERLLAAGLGEGLTAARAIGYREVAAHLAGELTEAEARERTVVATRRFARRQESWFGKDPRIAWVDWDAPDRVDRAVAAVRALDERMGP, encoded by the coding sequence GTGAGTGAACGCCCGCCGATCGTCGCCGTCGTCGGCCCCACGGCCGCGGGCAAGACCGACCTGTCGCTCGCGCTCGCCGAGCGGCTGGGCGGGGAGGTGGTCAACACCGACGCGATGCAGCTCTACCGCGGCATGGACGTCGGCACCGCGAAGCTCCCGGAGGGCGAGCGGCGCGGCATCCCGCACCACCTGCTCGACCTCCTCGACGTGACCGAGCCGGCCAGCGTCGCGACCTTCCAGGGCCAGGCGCGCGCCGTGATCGCCGAGATCCGGTCACGCGGGCGGGTGCCGGTGCTCGTCGGGGGCTCGGCGCTCTACACGCGGGCGGTGCTCGACCGCTTCGAGTTCCCGGGCACCGACCCCGCCCTGCGGGCCGCGTACGACGCGGAGCTCGCCCGCGTCGGGTCCGCGGCGCTCCACGCGCGGCTGGCCGAGGTCGACCCCGAGGCGGCCGCCGGCATCCTCCCGGAGAACGGGCGGCGGATCGTGCGGGCGCTCGAGGTCGTCGAGCTGACCGGGCGGTCCTTCAGCGCGTCGTTGCCGGTGCTCGAGTACGTCGACGAGCGCTCGGTGCAGGTCGGCGTGCGCATCGACCGTCCGACGCTCGATGCCCGCATCGCGCAGCGGGTGGACCTGATGTTCGCCGCGGGGTTCGTCGCGGAGGTGGAGCGGCTGCTGGCCGCGGGCCTCGGCGAGGGGCTGACCGCGGCGCGGGCGATCGGCTACCGGGAGGTGGCGGCGCACCTCGCCGGCGAGCTCACCGAGGCGGAGGCCCGGGAGCGCACCGTCGTCGCGACCCGCCGCTTCGCGCGGCGCCAGGAGTCGTGGTTCGGCAAGGACCCGCGCATCGCGTGGGTCGACTGGGACGCGCCCGACCGGGTGGACCGCGCGGTCGCCGCGGTGCGGGCGCTCGACGAGAGGATGGGTCCGTGA
- a CDS encoding dihydrofolate reductase family protein, which produces MTTTYFTASSLDGFIATEDHSLDWLLTRDIDEEGPGGPTAFVADVGALLMGASTYSWLVRNAGGEAWPYAVPAWVLTHRGDELAAARPEAWAGADIRFVAADDDEALRAIHVEAVAAAAALARTVVWVLGGGELAGRVADLGLLDRVELAYAPCVLGSGAPVLPRRLELALRGTGRNRDFVIATFDVVR; this is translated from the coding sequence GTGACCACCACCTACTTCACCGCCTCCAGCCTCGACGGGTTCATCGCGACCGAGGACCACTCGCTCGACTGGCTGCTGACGCGCGACATCGACGAGGAGGGTCCCGGCGGTCCCACCGCGTTCGTCGCCGACGTCGGGGCGCTGCTCATGGGGGCGTCGACCTACTCCTGGCTCGTGCGGAACGCCGGGGGAGAGGCGTGGCCCTACGCCGTGCCGGCCTGGGTGCTGACGCACCGGGGCGACGAGCTGGCCGCGGCGCGGCCGGAGGCGTGGGCGGGCGCGGACATCCGGTTCGTCGCCGCGGACGACGACGAGGCCCTGCGCGCGATCCACGTCGAGGCGGTCGCCGCTGCCGCGGCGCTCGCCCGCACGGTCGTGTGGGTGCTGGGCGGCGGCGAGCTGGCGGGCCGGGTCGCGGACCTCGGGCTGCTCGACCGCGTCGAGCTCGCCTACGCGCCGTGCGTGCTCGGGTCGGGTGCCCCGGTCCTCCCGCGGCGCCTCGAGCTCGCGCTGCGGGGGACCGGCCGCAACCGCGACTTCGTCATCGCGACGTTCGACGTCGTCCGCTGA
- a CDS encoding sterol desaturase family protein — translation MQDVLDPLKNPVTWAAPFFVLTILVELAALRWLDHDDNVTGYALKDARASISMGVVSLVFLTLFKVVSFVGFVAVYAYVAPFHLPTDTWWYWVLVVLGVDLGYYWHHRFSHRVRIAWAGHQAHHSSEFMNFGTALRQKWNPWFEFFFWLPLPLLGFAPWTLYVAFGLNLVYQFYVHTELVQKLPRPVELVMNTPSHHRVHHGSDPEYLDKNYGGILIVWDRLFGTFAEEHRRPRYGLTTKVETFNLLELQYGHYREIWADVRGARTWRERWGYVAGPPGWTPERGTPTPTERALSGRRRTSR, via the coding sequence ATGCAGGACGTGCTCGACCCGTTGAAGAACCCCGTCACCTGGGCGGCGCCCTTCTTCGTGCTGACGATCCTCGTGGAGCTGGCGGCGCTGCGCTGGCTCGACCACGACGACAACGTGACGGGCTACGCGCTCAAGGACGCCCGCGCGTCGATCTCCATGGGCGTCGTCTCGCTCGTCTTCCTCACGCTCTTCAAGGTCGTCTCGTTCGTCGGCTTCGTGGCGGTCTACGCCTACGTCGCGCCGTTCCACCTGCCGACGGACACGTGGTGGTACTGGGTGCTCGTCGTGCTCGGCGTCGACCTCGGCTACTACTGGCACCACCGCTTCAGCCACCGGGTGCGCATCGCGTGGGCCGGCCACCAGGCCCACCACTCCAGCGAGTTCATGAACTTCGGCACCGCGCTGCGCCAGAAGTGGAACCCCTGGTTCGAGTTCTTCTTCTGGCTCCCGCTGCCGCTGCTGGGGTTCGCGCCCTGGACGCTGTACGTCGCGTTCGGCCTCAACCTCGTCTACCAGTTCTACGTGCACACCGAGCTGGTCCAGAAGCTGCCGCGCCCCGTCGAGCTCGTCATGAACACGCCGTCGCACCACCGGGTCCACCACGGCTCCGACCCCGAGTACCTCGACAAGAACTACGGCGGCATCCTCATCGTCTGGGACCGGCTCTTCGGCACCTTCGCCGAGGAGCACCGACGCCCGCGCTACGGCCTCACCACGAAGGTGGAGACGTTCAACCTGCTCGAGCTGCAGTACGGCCACTACCGCGAGATCTGGGCCGACGTGCGCGGCGCGCGCACCTGGCGCGAGCGGTGGGGGTACGTCGCGGGCCCGCCCGGCTGGACCCCCGAGCGCGGCACGCCGACGCCGACCGAACGCGCCCTCAGCGGACGACGTCGAACGTCGCGATGA